Part of the Vigna angularis cultivar LongXiaoDou No.4 chromosome 1, ASM1680809v1, whole genome shotgun sequence genome, AGCTTCATCGTCCCCACTGAATAGTGAGGGGAAGCATAGCACCCCACCGTCCTATTTCACTCTCCCAATCATGCCTTCAGGTGCTAAGAAGAGAAAAGCGGCTAGGAAAAGGaaggaaaaggaaaacaaaaccAATCCATCAACCAACAATCCCCAAGGTACCCTTTTTACTTCAAATGCATGTGCATCTTGCAATTAAACATAGATGGGCCCTTTTCAGTTGTATATCATGTCTGTTTTTGGTCTTTTTGTTCTGTTTTGTTAGATGGGGTTCTGTTAattattcttgttttgtttcaCTTTCACTgggatttaaaataattgtcgGAAGTGTGCAGCGTGGTTGGGTTTGTTGTGTAGGGTGCATGAGTATTTGTTAATTTGGTTGCATTAATTGAAATAGTTTGATTGATTATGCCGAAATGTTAGGAAATGGTGGTTTGAAGTCAATAGGGGAGGATGGAAGTGATGGTGGTGAGGGTAATTTTCCTGCATATAACGGACATGATGACCAGCATAATCCATTCAAAGATGGAAGTGAAGAACTGCAATCTGCTGCACAGCCGCATGCTTCTGATGTCGAGTCCTTGAAAGTAGTCTTTAGTGATGTCAAGATTGACCAAGTGTTTGGAGGAAAGGAAGATTGTGTTGTTTTGGTAGAGGGAAGTTTGAAGTCTGAGGAGAGTTCTGAGAGCAAAAGTATAAGTTTTGAGCACCATGAGACTGCCAAGgaatcatattttgaaaatgagaATGAGAATGGCAGCTATACTTCACAGGGTGAATCCCTCTCCGAGAAGAACTCGAACAAtggaaattttatttcagtCGAAGAGGCAGTTGTTTGTCACGTGTCTGTTAAGTCTAACGATTCTGTGTCCAAGATAGAAAACAGTGATAGTGGAAATGTTGTACTAGATAAGCCAGTAGTTCATCCTGAAGAAGTGAACAATCTCGCTATGAAGTTAAATGAAGATAATGTATACTCCTTAACCAATGAGAATGAGAGAACATTAAGTATGGAGGAGCCTAAGCTAAAGGAATGTGATAGTAACACTTTAACTCCAGTGTCTGCTAGTGCTTTCACCAAATTTACCAATGGTGCAAAGCATATTAAGGATTGTGACCTCGCAGAACGTTCCAAGAATCAGGTTTTACATTTTCTCACATTTACATTACAAGTTTTTCATCACACAATTATGATTTGTAAACTTTTTGTTTGgaagtaattttaaatatattttctttgctGCGTTAATATGCAGCCTCATTCAGCATTGGCTCCAAACGTGGTGCAAAAGACTTCATGGTTGAGTTGCTGTGGATTGTTTGAAGTTCTCTCCAGCTCACATAGATAATTTCAGGTTTTccctttgaaattattttaccATGTATGATCATGTTTTGTGGACTATCCTTCAACTTAAAAGAGTGTATTTATATAGATAGAAAAGCTCCCTCTTGTGTCTTGCTTGTAGTTGTTTCAAGTGCTTATCCGGTTTGTATTGTTTATAACTGGTTGGATATTTGGATTTTGTGAATAGAGGGAAGTTTggtgtgttttctttattcagTAATTATTGCTTTTGTCTTTTTGGTGAATGAGTGTCATAGGTTTGTCGACCAATTTTTAGATACTAGCTTCATTGGTTTTGATACAAATAAAGATGCTAAATTTTTGTAACTGTCAATCTTTGGTGCATTTGGGTAGAGCacaaagataatattttttataggaAATGCTTGACTGAGCAGGTGTTTTAGAACGTGGTTAGGAAATTTGCTTCTATTTGGTTTTAAAACATGGTCTTTTAAGAGGGATTCTATGACTTGTACACGGAGTGATTAGGTAACTCTGCTCCATTAGTGATTTGTCTCattctttattattcattttccaattctttGTCGTGAAAAATCTCTTATCCTCTAATTGTCTTATATAACTTTACTTTCTTCATCtgattttctttgttattgttGATGACACTGTCTTGTTAATGAGATTCATCTAGACCTAGCAGTGTATGCATATCATTGTGACTGAAGTTTGTTCTTTGTTGTTATTTAAGTTCTACTTAGTCTGAGCTCAGCATTATCAAATATTCATGTTTCCTTGATAAAGAtttgaatattcaagatgtagtTTCTTACTTGTATGTGATGTATGAATTGATTTTTAAGTTGTGCTATTCTTTCTGATAATGGTTATTTTGTGGATTACTGTAGTAGAATATCACTGTGtcaatatacattttaaactTGCAAATAAACTTTTCTTGCAGAAATACAAGCGAGAGTATCTATACTGATGGGTCAAACTTGTGAAGATTTAGAAGCATTTTTGTCCAAAATTTTGCTATATGTTGATTCAGATTATCTCCTTTGaagattttctaaaatatagCAGGCAACCAGACCAAACTGTATAATCCATACAACGTTTGTTTACATTACAATGGATGTTTGTTTGTAGCTATTGTTTAAGCAACAATGACAATCTCTCAATGCTTTTGTTAATTCTGCGCTCTGGAATTATTGTCTTAGTACTGTTTATTTCACCCTTTATAATGTAGAGCCGCAGTGGCTAAATTCACTGTGAAACTTCTTTAAGAAAATTCACTTTGACATTAATCATCGAATGTACGATGGAATCAACATTCTTTATCTTCTAACATATGGTGCAATCACATCTCTAATGTGCCCTTGTTCGTGAAATGGTCTTTGGATAAaccatttattaaaaataatttatttcattaaaaatcaatatattattggaataaagtaaataatgaaaatatataaggataaaagaatatattaaaagaaataaattaaatattaaataatagaaaCATAGAAAGAAAACtagtttattaataaaataaaattaagcaaTAGATATGTAAAATGAAAAGGACGGTTTGAAATAACTTAAAAGGGAGCATGTTCTCCTTTATTGCTCTTGTAAATGATGTATTATTGATTCATACAATTCCAATCATTCAAACCACACTCTGATGCTAATTTTCCTTTGagcagaaaaagaaagaaatggaagagaaaAATACAAGCACACCAATACAAGCCTTCATagcaaaaaaaggaaaaaaaagaaaaaagaaaaccaccaccaccaccatattCCCTCAACCTTCCGTTTTATCTTCTGTATGCAGCAGCACTATGAATGGCAAATATGTAGAAAAGCTGTGTAGCTGaaagtataattataaaagactCCATTGTTTTCTGCAAAATTGGACATTTCAGAGGTCTGAATGATGAACAAATACTACAAGAATGCTATTAAGAAAGTAAATGAATCTTCCTGTCTTACCAGACGTGCATTTCTTACACGAAGTCCAATCTCTTTCCAAGCAAAGCTGCATAAATTTGATTCTGGTAAGATAAGTGAAATAATCctgcataattattttttgggaGGGGGTGAAGAATAGAGAAAACATTACCCCATGGCCAAGAGTGTAAGAGTCCAAGCCATGGTAGCAACTGAAGCTGCAGATGGTAAGCTCTCAGCAGTCCACGACCGGATATGAGTGATTCCTGATATTGCTGATGCAGCACCAACCACTCCAGCAAGCAAAGCAAATGTTACAAAGAATCCAGTGGAAGCATTTCCCATTGGGAAGAATAAGGGTGAAAAGTGTGCTGGCAGTTTTAATTCTGGACCTGCAAAAATAGTGTCTTAACAGCATAAGCATGCTGAAGAAACATAATGGTTGGTTGGTTGCATTGGAGGAAACATAGGGACATTATAAATTTCCTCACCTATGATAAAACCATGATCTATTGCTCTGTTCATTGCCCATCCACCAATGCCCAAAACTACGGCATACATGCAGAAGTTCAACACCAAAAGAAGGGTGGCAATGGGCTTCATTTGCTCATTAGCCATGTTTTCTAGATAAGTAAAAGGGTGCTGGGAACAAGAAAAGTGTTATGCTATGGGATTTAAGGAACCTTAAAAGCAGTGAAGGAAAGGCTATCCAAGGAGCAGGAGATGCATATGTTTTGTACAAATGAGAGTTCCTATAAATATCTGAAATGGATAAAACAGAAGTTTGGGTTCTTTTCTTGACAAGGCTGCTAGTTAGTTCAAAAGCTCCATGCAGGTCTGTAAAGATGATGCTTCATAGCCACACTTCACATCTAAATATGACTGATTCTTACTTGCCTCATACTTGCCTCATACTTTTATGGTTTGTTTAACTGTAATACCTTCTCAACAGGCAACATCTTAATAGTTGTCAGTAGTTTGTTCTGTGAGGCTAGTCATATTCTTTTCCACTCCTTCACTCTTCTCATTCACAACACTGGCCCCAATCCCAGTTAAAAAAATCTTACACTGTTTCTaatgaatttaataataatgcCCAAGTATTTATTATTTCGTTTTATAAGCTAGAATACCTGTTTGGTTTTATGAAACAGTTGTTACTAAcccaagaaaaaaatatcagaaaaatTAGTTGAAAAATGTACATTTACTATTTAATATACAATGAGAAAATTATATAATGGtcatataaacataattttcatagcaataaattatattataacatCAGCAGCGTCCAAAAgacatttaattataaaaagtacTCAAGTTTGTATACGTTGGTATTGATATGGTCTGTTTTCGAATATCTTCTAAGCCatccattattttattacatgatACAAGTTGAAGTCTCttttaaattaactaaatttaactttGAAATTAAATCTAAAGTACAAAAGACAAATGAAGCTTTTACGGAGATCTTTTGATCGTTCGTCTTGATCCTCGAGTTCTGTTAATTCtgtagttttatatatttttacctttgatTCGCAAAAGAACATAATGCCGATCTTTAAAGCTCTAACGTTCAGGATATTATTGAGGTATGCTTCATTCTTCTTTATAAGAGAGCACTccaaaaaaattacttttatcaaTATTTCTTAAAAGTTCGTTCAGACCCTTTTAACCATGCGCGGAAATGaatattttgagaaaaaaaaaagtattttacaGTTTTTTAAAATGACAGGGTCAAGCCCAAGCATAGGGAGTTCAAGCAAACTTACATTGTTACTTACCAAGATAAATGGGTTAGAACAGCACGGAGTCAATATCGGTTAAGAAACCaggaagaaattttttattagaggGAAATATTTATCACACTCAGACTATAGAGTTcgttattaaaaagaaataaccAATGTGTGaatcatataatttattcatCAGCTCTGAGTctctttcctctttttcttcactAGTTTTTGAGTTCTGGATAAATAATACGAAAACAAATTTTCATTCAGAAAAAGCAGTCGCCAAAGTAAAATCTACTGGGTTGGTAATTACCAATAATGAAGGAAAACTAAAGCAACCTTCACTAGTTGCCCCTTCTCTGCAGCAGTACACTGTCACGTTCCATGCATGCAAAAATCAAACTACAAATTATTATGGCTGATAAACCTCAGGAAGCTGAAGACCAACACTTGAAGCAGATTTTCCAAGAGTCCTTTTCACTTCATCTGATCTATCCACGGCAATATTGTATGAAAAAAGTAAATCCTGCAAAAATTGGCAATAGTGATGCATGGTCAAAGAGACAGACTCATATAACGCAGTTtttcaagaaaatatatatattgcaaACATAAAATGAGTCAAAACAAGATGATATCTGCATTCATTTTCTCCTGGCTCAGACACGCCTCGGTGTTGTTGATCACTGGTAAAAAAACACATCCTCTTCCACGTTTCTTATTTTCGTTTAATATGAGTGCCTTATCTAAAGTTGTTGAGGGTTGACAAATCAAGCTTTTAACTGAGCTAGTTCGTGTAAATCTCATTTGACAAATAATAACTGCTCAATCAAACTTCTTACCCACAGTCATAAACAAACgactatttaaaatttaaaggaaAATGTAACAGAAAGTAAATAATACCTTCTGATGGTGTACACTGTTAAGAAGAAAAGTATAATCACGAGcaagttttattttctgttgGACAGCCACACCATCAGACAAATTTTTGTTGTTACGGAACTCCGAggttacaaattttaaaaaatgactCTTGTTCTCTTCATTCCCAATATGTTTCTTGACCGCCTTGAGAAGATGGCGATAGATACTAGCCGTGTCGGATCTCATTTGTTTCTATCAGTATCCACAATCTACTTTCCTGCACAGGATgccatattttaaatatttaggaATCTTATTagcagaaaataaataaaaaaactagaaCTAAATGATGAGAGGATGGGGAGGTATAAAAGAAAGCAATTCGACTGGAGAGAACAAAGAAGGTTTACAACAGAAAAAAGAGCATAAAATTTCATGGGaacaaagaaacaaagaaatgataaagaaaattatttgtatGGAACACAGATATTCAATCCTTTTCATATTTGATTCCAAGACGTACAAAATAAAAGTACAAACCAGGATCAACCTTAGGTTTTGGTAGAGTTACTAATTCAAATAACAGGCAATATCAACAGATGCTAAAAATTAATTCAAGTTCATAATACAGCAATTTTCTTTATTAGAAAATCCCAGAAGACACgcagaattttttttatcctattTGATGTATAACAATTCTATTACAGCATACACAAACAGATTTTACAAATGATGTAACTAGTTCAAAACAACTTGACTTATTATGCTGAAGGGAAGATGTGATAACTCAAATTTGAAGTCAATTCCATCCACAATTGCAATTGATGGTGGAAATACTTTGAATGAATCCGTGATCACTCTAAAGAAAATCTGGCTTGAACATCTAGCTAGCATGTTTTCCGGATTCTTGCTCTGCCAGTGCTGTCACAATACATCCGTGAAATATCACGATAAGAGGCAACTAAAttctttgaaaataaaaatctagGTGTGAATTTCGAAGATGCATTTTAAAATCTACACAATTCATTTGCTTCACATAAATCCCTTCAGTTGCGAAATGTGTTTGTCCAAATAGAGAAATTAAATTCCCTTAATTGACAGAATCCCTATTAGGATAAACTAACTGATCTTCAAAATCAACGATAATTTTGATGTATTGTGTATCTTTATAGGCTATATATACCGGGTCACAAAATATATGTAGTCTAATAAGCTACTAATAACAATAGCAGGAGGCATCTCCAAAGAAATTGCtgcaaatatttatataaataaaattgaaaactggACCTCCTAAATCACAGTACGTGGTCATCCTCGCTTCTTCAGAACACACATCAAACAGTTTGTGGgcaaaatcaaatatattgaaaaagtgCAATGTAACAAAAATCTGAAGCATAACGGAATGGACAAACAAATGAGGAACTAAACGAGTGGGTATTTTACATCATACAAGGAAATTTCCAAAGAGATAGATTGAACGACCCTAGCACaggaaaataaatcaaatatataaaactcAGATCCAAAAACACAAGTATGATAAGGGTTAGAAAAATAAACACAGCAGGTAAAAAACCTATGAATAACAGAACACAAACTACGAATAACAcataataaacaacaaaatagCCAGGTTTAGCACCTATGAAAATGCACGAGGTAAATTGAAGTAGTGGAAGCAAAGCAACTATATTTGAAGACAGAAATAGAATCAGCGCTGCTTACTTCCGTCGCTACTGCCTGTAGATGAATGATACTGAAATCAAAGCCTTTTGCGTCCCAAACTAATTTGTCTCCACctctgtttatatatatatatatataattattaaagttatatGTTATAAATAGATGTATTAATTGGTTTGAAAGGtttaataaattacattaataagtaaattttatattattatatattaaaatattgatgtgaaaatttagaatattaaaatgtataattatatGAGGTCAGTATTGGTAATGTaagttattttttcattaattgacTCTGTGTATTATCATTgttctttaatttcattaagTAATAGTAGATTTTTTATTGTATACTTATGTATTTTggtataaaatttatgtttggttttgttttaaATGCATTACATATGCAATTGTAAATTGGTATTACAAGATGAAGGTCCCATAGCAGAAGTGGGTGTTGCAGGATAAGTTCATCATTTACTGCATTAAATGGAAGGTATGGGTctgtttttgaatttcaaaattggtCAATTACTTATATGTTTGTTCTGTTTGCACTGGATTGAAACATAGATGGTTAATTTGGATTGGTGACTCTAATTTGAGCTAATAATGCTAAGGAATGATGGTGTTTCAATTTAGGTACCGTCAAAGAAGCTATTAGTAAGTATTATAGTTGGTTAATTAAATTCCAATTTTATGTTATCAATTTAATGATCATATTATAGTCCTTAAATTTAGTACTAAAGATACAAATATATGTTGATATGAATAACGAAATAAATGAAGATAAGAATATATGTCTGCGAATGTTTTGTTCTCCTTAAGATATACATAAGAGAGTTTACATGAAGCCTAGGTGCATATTTGGTACATGTTACTGCATTGGTTGTAGAATTCCAAGGTTTCTTTTGGTTGTCCTGTATCTTTAATCCAACTTTGTTTTGAACTTTAGATATTGTATACATTCACCCAATATACAATATTTCCACTAAACCTCGAGCACAACATTTGTACTatgaaaaaaagacaaaaaaaaaaagaaaacttaaatgcttacttcgtttCCAAGTTAAGAGGTAAATTTCTGTTTAATATCCGATTTTAAAAATGCATCTATTGAGTCCCACagttgtaaaaattgtataaaaagaaGTCCCCTCcgttaaattagtttaatttaactCCAGTGTTATAAAATctgactttttttcttctctctcataTTTTTCTCTCTATTCTTTTTCCAATCATTCATCTCGATGGCTCTCTTCTACAACTCCTTCTCTCCATCTCTTCTGCATCATCCCTCACATCTTTGTCGCCAATTTTTGTGTGCCAAAGCTTCCTTAAGCTCTTCCTCCCACGAATCTAAAGCACAACAGAGTGCTTCTTCTGGAACTTCCGCCGCCACTGCTCcttcttcctccacctctttcGTTGAGTCTAGGCCCCCTGACCCCGCCTTCAACTACGCCATCGCCAACCCCAACGGCAGCCCCCTAGTTAGGTTCGTTCGAGCCACCGAGTCTTTCATTGAAAAGGTATTGCTCCATCTTTCTCTCCTTTCTATCATACCACTGCGTTTTTcatacataagaaaaaaaaagtatgccTAACTTTTACCTAATCTTGTTAAACAACCTGGATTgtattccttttttttaatatcagtaattagatttattttttcttttacgcGCATTATGTACATAAAACTTATATCAGGAAAGACTAGAATGACAAAAAGGCCAAGCCTGTTTAAGCTCGATAGTCAGCATTATTTAATATTCTGGATTGCATTATACAGTTCAGAATACAATATGAAACATCTTCAAATTAACAATCCAAAACTACAAATGAAAATCCTAAAATATAaggtaaatttgaaattttgaagtttATGGAGCTGCATGAAGAAGCTGCCATACAAGTATTCTAATTAATGGACCATGATATCCAACTTGTGGttacttaataattattaataaattatatatgaatattttattagtgtTGTAATTCAAGCTGTAATGTTTTCACATTTACAGTTAATACCGTTATTACTGTTAAACTTTCATTTACCTCTGTATATAAACAATTGTATTTCTTTCTCTGATATAGTTTTTCCATTACGTTACTTTACACAATCTCTGTTAAATCTTCTTTGCAATATCTCTTTTCTATATCAGTATTTTTTCCTCTGCACCATCTTTTCTGCTATCAATGGTATCAAGAGCCTTGGTCGAGGGAGGGCCTAAGGAGAATCGTGTGTCTGTTTGGATACAGTGCGACTGGCCAAGCAAGTTTGAAAGATCAAAGAAAGAAGTTCTTTGAACAAAAAAGGAGGATCATGGCTGATTTTTCTACGACAAATCTCCCCATTCTCACAAACAAAAATTGGAGCAGGTGGAGCACACAAATGCGAGTTTTGTTTCGCGTACAAGATGTCAGTAGTGTGGTTGAAGGAGGGGATCCTGCGATTGATTTCCATGGCACAGAGGACCAGAAGGAGGTGCACTAAAAGAAAGATGATAAAGCCCTGTTGATCATCCATCAATGCGTGGACGACacacattttgaaaaaaatccaaaatgcGAATACAGCGAGGGAAGCGTGGAATATCTTGGTACGTTGCCATGCCGGAGGGGAGAAGATTAAGAAAGCAAGGTTACAAACACTGAGAAGACAGTACGAGATGTTGCAAATGGAGGACAATGACAAGGTCAGTGagtatttcaataaaattttgtgTCTTACCAATCAAATGAAAGGTTGAGACGAAAAACTAAGTGATTTCATGATAATGGAGAAAATAATGAGATCATTACCTAGACGGTTCGATTTTATTGTTGTTGCAATCGAAGAATCTAAAGACCTTGCGGAGTTAAAGATCGAAGAACTTCAGAGTTCTTTAAAGGCTCATGAGATGAGACTTTTGGACAGAGATCCTATCAAAACTGATGAGCAAGCGTTGAAGGTCCAACACGTCAGAGGAGAGGGAAAGAAGAAGTATAAGAATTGGAAAGGTAAGTCTGCAAcacaaaagaaatggaagaacaATGACAGCTTGGATGATCAAGAAGACAGAAGCGAGTCATGCGAGAGAAAAGGTGGTTCAAAGAAGAACTATAAGAAGAAAGACATGAGACACATAGAATGTTTCTCGTGTCATAAGATGGGGCATTTCGCTTATGAGTGTTATTCGAATAAGGATAGACAAAACAAGAAAGAGCATAAGGAAGTTCATCTTGCCAAGGAAGAATCAGACTCAGAGCCGTTAATTCTCATGGTTACAACATTTCCAGAAGACTCAGCTTCGTTGAATAAATCTTGGTATTTAGATTCAGGATGTTCAAATCACATGACGTGTAATAGAAAGTGGTTGATCAATTTGGATGAATCCAAGAAAAGCAAGGTTAGATTTGAAGACGAAAGCACATTAAGAGTAGAAGGAATTGGAAAtgttattataaagaaaaagaatggaTTACATGGGACTATAGAGAACGTTCTGTTTGTGCCAGAAATGAAGTGCAACTTGCTGAGTTTGGGTCAATTGATAGAAAGGGGTTTCACAGTGATTATGGGAAACAATAATCAAGtggaagtgtttgataaaaacaagaaattgattttgaaaagcAAAATCTCTAAAATTTGCACATTTGAAGTCTGTATGGATATGGTTGAAAACTTACAGTGTTTGTCTACTATGAAAGAAGACGAGAACTGGAAATGGCATCTAAGGTTCGGGCATCTCAACTTTCAAGATTTACAGAAGCTAAGCAAGAAGACTATGGTTTCTGGATTGCTAGGTATCATCATACCAGAAAAATCATGTGAATCTTGCATTATTGGGAAGCAAACGAGAAGACCGTTTCAAGCACAATTGAAAATGAGATCTAAAGAGCGACTTGAAGTTGTGCACTCAGATATATGTTGACCTCTGGAAGTGCCAACGCTAGCTGGAAATAGATATTTCATAACTTTCATTGACGAGTATAGCAGAATGATATGGGTATATctcataaaaatgaaaagtgaaGCTCTTGAAATTTTTAGAAGATTCAAGGTTAGCGTAGAAAGAGAGACAGGAAGGCAAGTTAAAATTCTTAGAACAGAGGGAGGGGGTGAATATAAGTCATCTGAGTTTGAGAGTTTTTGTCAGAGTTGTGGAATAGCACACGAGGTAACCGCACCATATACGCCTCAACACAATGGCTTGGCAGAAAGAAGGAACAGAACCATAATGAATATGGCCAGGTGATTGTTGAAAGAGAAGGCAGTGCCATGCGAGTTGTGGGGAGAAGTTGTGTCAACGGCTGTCTATGTGCTCAACAGGTGTCCGTCGAAGAGGTTGTCAGGCAAGGTGCCACATGCAATCTGAGTAGGTATGAAGCCTTATGTAAAACACTTTAAATTTTTTGGGTCTTTGGCATTTTGTCACATTGCAGATCAGAAGAGATCGAAGCTTGACGACAAAGGAGAGGCTATAGTGTTTGTTGGGTATCACTCAACCGGCGCATACAAGCTTTTTGATCCTGTAAAGAGAAGGATGTCGATCAACAGGGATGTGATCGTTCTTGAAGACGAAAGCTGGGATTGGAACTCCAATCAGTCAAGCTTGAAGAAAACGACAACTATGATGTATGTACCAAAACAGGATAGAGTAGATACTGATACAACAGGGATTTCTGAAAGCAGCACAGGAGATGCAGATTCTGGAGAAGTCTCAGGAAGATCGAGAAGGCAAACGACAAGACCTTCCAGGTTCTCTGAATACGAGATGTACTCAGATGCAGGAGTAGATGAAGAGGGTGATATCATTCACTTGGCTTTGATGGCTGGAAGTGAACCGCTGGATGTAGATGATGCCCTTGCGCAACCTATCTGGAAGGAAGCCATGATTGAAGAAATTAAATCAATTGAGAAGAATAATACGTGGAAGTTGGATTAGTTGGACATACTGATTCTGACTTCGGTGGTGATCaagttgagagaaaaagaacaaCTTGGAATATATTCTTTCTGAACAAGGCACCCATATCGTGGAGTTCCAAGAAGCAAACTGTCATTGCCTTATCCGGTTGTGAAGCAGAATACATAGCCGGTTGTGCTGCTGCGTGTCAAGGGGTGTGGTTGAATGAGTTGCTGATGGAATTAAAAGTTCAAACAGGAAGATCTGTAGAATTGAAGATGGATAACACTTCTGCTATAAGTTTGGCAAAGAATCCGGTTAGTCAcggaagaagcaaacatattgAAGTAAAATACCACTTCTTGCGAGATATGGTTAACAGAGGCAGGATTGAACTGGTGCATTGCAAAATTGATATTCAGTTAGCTGATTTGTTTACAAAAGCACTTAATATTGCCAGGTTTGAGTTTCTCAGAACGGAAGTTGGAGTTTTAACACTGAAGAGCTTGAATTAAGGAGGTGTATTAGTGCTGTAATTCAAGCTGTAATGTTTTCACATTTACAGTTAATATCGTTATTACTGTTAAACTTTCACTTACCTCTGTATATAAACAATTGTATTTCTTTCTCTGATATAGTTTTTCCATTACGTTACTTTACACAATCTCTGTTAAATCTTCTCTACAATATCTCTTTTCTATATCTGTATTTTTTCCTCTGCATCATCTTTTCGGctatcatatttaaaaaataaattattattaatgaaagaaatattattgtttaaatttagattttatatatttgtttttttaattaaatgaaattaaagttctcttaaaaacttattttttaaacttatattttgatgtaaatcgttatatatttcttttttacaaatatcacatttaattgcattaatattttaagatgtaattttatttgcatttagttgaaaaataacttttttatttgaatttatattttaaagatttggttttaaataattatatatatatatatatatatatatatatatatataatacttgtGAATATTTATCACGTATATATTTATGAATGTCTAAcgaataaaaaattacaaatattatttcacTAATATCCaacaagtaataaaataaataattattttattaatgacaAGTAATAAAACAAGTAATGAAACTGGTGTTTTTAATAGCGGGGATTGCAGATAAAGAGAGT contains:
- the LOC108336742 gene encoding uncharacterized protein LOC108336742, with the translated sequence MRSDTASIYRHLLKAVKKHIGNEENKSHFLKFVTSEFRNNKNLSDGVAVQQKIKLARDYTFLLNSVHHQKDLLFSYNIAVDRSDEVKRTLGKSASSVGLQLPEVYQP
- the LOC108335171 gene encoding uncharacterized protein LOC108335171, translated to MPSGAKKRKAARKRKEKENKTNPSTNNPQGNGGLKSIGEDGSDGGEGNFPAYNGHDDQHNPFKDGSEELQSAAQPHASDVESLKVVFSDVKIDQVFGGKEDCVVLVEGSLKSEESSESKSISFEHHETAKESYFENENENGSYTSQGESLSEKNSNNGNFISVEEAVVCHVSVKSNDSVSKIENSDSGNVVLDKPVVHPEEVNNLAMKLNEDNVYSLTNENERTLSMEEPKLKECDSNTLTPVSASAFTKFTNGAKHIKDCDLAERSKNQPHSALAPNVVQKTSWLSCCGLFEVLSSSHR
- the LOC108339560 gene encoding membrane protein PM19L; this encodes MANEQMKPIATLLLVLNFCMYAVVLGIGGWAMNRAIDHGFIIGPELKLPAHFSPLFFPMGNASTGFFVTFALLAGVVGAASAISGITHIRSWTAESLPSAASVATMAWTLTLLAMGFAWKEIGLRVRNARLKTMESFIIILSATQLFYIFAIHSAAAYRR